From a single Catenulispora sp. EB89 genomic region:
- a CDS encoding M48 family metallopeptidase, producing MYEQIARNKRRTVVYIALFFLAWLGIGAIIGALYAAASAPPAGGTDTTPGDIVVGLAIAALVAVAAIAFTLRSGTRLVLSVAGAKPADPRQNAQLYNLISALALGDGVPMPAVYIVADPSPNAFATGMGPARSAVTVTSGLLAMMDREELEGVLAHEMSHIKNYDTRLLLVVSTLIGLAALLAGLLWRSAFFMRSRGRDGAQLMMLVFAAGALLSVVGFLLGPLIRLALSRRRESLADASGVELSRNPAGLLSALRKLQANDIPLAHTNHATAAMCIDDPLQHHTGRMHRLFDTHPPIADRIAVLEAMQQGLTV from the coding sequence ATGTATGAGCAGATCGCCCGCAACAAGCGACGCACGGTCGTCTACATCGCCCTGTTCTTCCTCGCCTGGCTGGGGATCGGCGCGATCATCGGGGCACTGTACGCCGCGGCCTCAGCACCCCCGGCGGGGGGCACCGACACCACGCCCGGCGACATAGTGGTCGGACTGGCTATCGCCGCGCTGGTCGCCGTCGCCGCGATCGCGTTCACCCTGCGCTCCGGGACGCGCCTGGTCCTGTCGGTGGCCGGAGCCAAACCCGCGGACCCGCGGCAGAACGCGCAACTGTACAACCTGATCTCGGCACTCGCCCTCGGCGACGGGGTCCCGATGCCGGCGGTGTACATCGTCGCCGATCCCTCGCCGAACGCCTTCGCCACCGGCATGGGCCCGGCACGGTCCGCGGTGACGGTGACCTCCGGGCTGCTGGCGATGATGGACCGCGAGGAGCTCGAAGGCGTCCTGGCCCACGAGATGAGCCACATCAAGAACTACGACACCCGGCTGCTGCTCGTGGTCAGTACCCTGATCGGCCTGGCGGCGCTGCTCGCCGGGCTTCTCTGGCGCAGCGCGTTCTTCATGCGCTCCCGCGGCCGCGACGGCGCCCAGCTGATGATGCTGGTCTTCGCCGCCGGGGCGCTGCTGTCCGTCGTCGGGTTCCTGCTCGGCCCGCTGATCCGGCTCGCGCTGTCCCGGCGCCGGGAGTCCCTGGCCGACGCCAGCGGCGTGGAACTGTCCCGCAACCCCGCCGGACTGCTCAGTGCCCTGCGCAAACTCCAGGCCAACGACATCCCGCTGGCACACACCAACCACGCCACCGCCGCGATGTGCATCGACGACCCGCTCCAACACCACACCGGCCGGATGCACCGCCTGTTCGACACCCACCCGCCGATCGCCGACCGCATCGCCGTCCTGGAAGCCATGCAGCAAGGCCTGACCGTGTAG
- a CDS encoding VIT1/CCC1 transporter family protein translates to MSGEHEHRDVSGGWLRAAVFGATDGLVTNSSLIAGVGGGGGAHHTIVLTGMAGLVAGAFSMATGEYISVTTQNEAIHAEVANEKTALAQDPVGEIAELADAYIARGVSPATARAFATELAASPKDALHVHVQEELGVDAQKLPGAWTAAISSFLSFSLGALLPLLPYLLGLSSLPVALAVSAIALMAAGALAAVLTGRSPVRSGLRQLLLGALAVGATYLIGHLLGAHV, encoded by the coding sequence GTGTCAGGGGAGCACGAGCACCGGGACGTGTCCGGCGGTTGGCTGCGGGCCGCGGTTTTCGGCGCCACCGACGGGCTGGTCACCAACTCCAGCCTCATCGCGGGTGTGGGCGGTGGCGGCGGAGCCCACCACACCATTGTCTTGACCGGCATGGCCGGGCTGGTCGCAGGCGCCTTCTCGATGGCCACCGGCGAGTACATCTCGGTCACCACTCAGAATGAGGCGATCCACGCCGAGGTCGCCAACGAGAAGACCGCCCTGGCGCAGGATCCGGTGGGCGAGATCGCCGAGCTCGCCGACGCCTACATCGCCCGAGGTGTCAGCCCGGCCACCGCGAGAGCCTTCGCCACCGAACTGGCCGCGTCCCCCAAGGACGCCCTGCATGTCCACGTCCAGGAGGAACTCGGGGTCGACGCCCAGAAGTTGCCCGGGGCCTGGACCGCGGCGATCAGCAGTTTCCTCAGCTTCTCCCTGGGGGCGCTCCTGCCCCTGCTGCCGTATCTGTTGGGCTTGAGCTCCCTGCCCGTGGCTCTGGCCGTCAGCGCGATCGCCCTCATGGCCGCTGGAGCTCTGGCCGCGGTCCTGACCGGCCGCTCGCCGGTCCGAAGCGGCCTGCGCCAGCTGCTCCTGGGCGCCCTGGCAGTGGGGGCGACCTATCTCATCGGCCATCTGCTGGGCGCCCACGTCTGA
- a CDS encoding DEAD/DEAH box helicase, producing the protein MIRSSRSSAERSSNPRSGSNYRSGSGFGSGSGFGSGSGFGSGSSDGGPGRGGYRSPEGGRRFGGGRSGRQGSAAQGEFALPVSTTPALPAVAAFDELDMPSTLLEALTRQGVTTPFPIQASTLPSALAGRDVLGRGRTGSGKTIAFGLAVLARTAGQTAEPRQPLALILVPTRELAQQVTEALTPYAHAVRLRMATVVGGMSISRQAQDLRRGTEIVVATPGRLKDLIERGDCRLDQVAVTVLDEADQMADMGFLPQVTELLDQVAPGGQTMLFSATLDRNIDRLVRRFLTDPVTHSVDPSAATVSTMEHHLLHVQPGDKNVTVAHIASRDGGVIMFTDTRHGADRLVRDLLASGVKAAALHGGKSQPQRTRTLKQFRNGQVTALIATNVAARGIHVDGLDLVVNIDPPADHKDYLHRGGRTARAGESGTVVTLVLPTQRREMTRMMATAGITPHTAHVHSGDAELADITGARVPTGIAVTIPDPVIERPRYNGATGAGRNRRSRPAYAGRSTQANAASRTQAPRPARAAA; encoded by the coding sequence ATGATCCGTTCCAGCCGCTCCTCTGCCGAGCGCAGTTCCAACCCGCGTTCCGGCTCCAACTACCGCTCCGGTTCGGGCTTCGGCTCCGGCTCGGGCTTCGGCTCCGGCTCGGGCTTCGGCTCCGGCTCGTCCGATGGCGGCCCCGGCCGGGGCGGGTACCGCTCGCCGGAAGGCGGGCGCCGCTTCGGCGGCGGCCGGTCAGGCCGTCAGGGCTCTGCCGCGCAGGGCGAGTTCGCTCTTCCCGTCAGCACCACGCCCGCGCTGCCCGCCGTCGCTGCTTTCGACGAGCTCGACATGCCGAGCACGCTTCTGGAGGCGCTGACCCGTCAGGGTGTCACGACTCCGTTCCCGATCCAGGCCTCGACCCTGCCCAGCGCGCTGGCCGGGCGGGACGTGCTGGGCCGCGGCCGGACCGGCTCGGGCAAGACCATCGCCTTCGGCCTGGCAGTGCTGGCCCGCACCGCCGGGCAAACCGCCGAACCCCGCCAGCCGCTGGCGCTGATCCTCGTCCCGACCCGGGAACTGGCCCAGCAGGTCACCGAGGCACTCACCCCCTACGCCCACGCGGTCCGGCTCCGGATGGCGACCGTCGTCGGAGGGATGTCGATCAGCCGCCAGGCACAGGACCTGCGGCGCGGCACGGAGATCGTCGTGGCCACGCCCGGGCGTCTCAAGGACCTGATCGAGCGCGGCGACTGCCGCCTGGACCAGGTCGCGGTCACCGTCCTGGACGAGGCGGACCAGATGGCTGACATGGGCTTCCTCCCCCAGGTCACCGAACTCCTGGACCAGGTCGCACCGGGCGGGCAGACCATGCTCTTCTCGGCCACCCTGGACCGCAACATCGACCGCCTGGTGCGCCGTTTCCTCACCGACCCGGTCACCCACTCCGTGGACCCCTCGGCCGCCACGGTCAGCACGATGGAGCATCACCTGCTGCACGTTCAGCCCGGGGACAAGAACGTCACGGTCGCGCACATCGCCTCCCGCGACGGCGGGGTGATCATGTTCACCGACACCCGGCACGGCGCCGACCGCCTCGTGCGCGATCTGCTGGCCAGCGGCGTGAAGGCGGCGGCGCTGCACGGCGGCAAGTCCCAGCCCCAGCGCACCCGCACCCTGAAGCAGTTCCGCAACGGCCAGGTCACCGCCCTGATCGCGACCAACGTCGCGGCCCGCGGCATCCACGTCGACGGCCTGGACCTGGTCGTCAACATCGACCCGCCCGCCGACCACAAGGACTACCTGCACCGCGGCGGCCGCACCGCCCGCGCCGGCGAGTCGGGCACCGTGGTCACCCTGGTCCTGCCCACTCAGCGCCGCGAAATGACCCGCATGATGGCCACCGCCGGCATCACCCCGCACACCGCCCACGTCCATTCCGGCGATGCCGAACTCGCCGACATCACCGGGGCCCGCGTCCCCACCGGGATCGCCGTCACGATCCCCGACCCGGTGATCGAACGCCCCCGGTACAACGGTGCCACCGGCGCAGGCCGCAACCGGCGTAGCCGTCCCGCGTACGCGGGACGCAGCACGCAGGCAAACGCCGCATCCCGCACCCAGGCGCCACGACCCGCCCGAGCCGCCGCCTGA
- a CDS encoding cold-shock protein gives MAAGTVKWFKAEKGFGFIEQDGGGPDVFAHFSNISADGFRELLEGQRVEFDIAQSPKGPHAENIRPI, from the coding sequence ATGGCTGCTGGTACCGTAAAGTGGTTCAAAGCGGAAAAGGGCTTCGGCTTCATCGAGCAGGACGGTGGCGGACCTGACGTGTTCGCCCACTTCTCGAACATCAGCGCCGACGGCTTCCGCGAGCTGCTCGAGGGCCAGAGGGTCGAGTTCGACATCGCGCAGAGCCCCAAGGGCCCGCATGCCGAGAACATCCGCCCGATCTGA
- a CDS encoding MerR family transcriptional regulator codes for MTGSTRSTPADRLDDDDYPAYTMGRAAEMIGATPAFLRALGEAQLITPLRSDGGHRRYSRYQLRIASRARELVDAGTPIDTACRIIILEDQLEEALRLNEELRQNAGTPQTPGSP; via the coding sequence GTGACAGGCAGTACCCGCTCCACCCCGGCCGACCGGCTGGACGACGACGACTACCCCGCCTACACCATGGGCCGGGCCGCCGAGATGATCGGCGCCACCCCCGCGTTCCTCCGCGCGCTGGGCGAGGCGCAGCTGATCACCCCGTTGCGCTCCGACGGCGGCCACCGCCGCTACTCCCGCTACCAACTGCGGATCGCTTCCCGCGCCCGCGAACTCGTCGACGCGGGTACCCCCATCGACACCGCCTGCCGCATCATCATCCTGGAAGACCAACTCGAAGAAGCCCTCCGGCTCAACGAGGAACTACGCCAGAACGCCGGCACCCCGCAGACTCCGGGAAGCCCCTGA
- a CDS encoding three-helix bundle dimerization domain-containing protein produces MTMPVRQNREDRAIGQVCEKLRTVFGDRSRSEVDGVVSRVAESFTAARIRDFVPLLVERISRDELSHRFGPVRGFRC; encoded by the coding sequence ATGACCATGCCGGTTCGGCAGAATCGCGAGGACCGGGCTATCGGGCAGGTGTGCGAAAAGCTCCGGACGGTGTTCGGCGATCGCAGCCGGTCCGAGGTCGACGGCGTCGTCAGCCGGGTGGCGGAGAGCTTCACGGCCGCGCGGATCCGTGACTTCGTCCCCTTGCTCGTCGAGCGGATCTCCCGGGACGAGCTCAGTCACCGTTTCGGCCCGGTCCGGGGTTTCCGCTGCTGA
- a CDS encoding DUF5819 family protein — protein sequence MNNISAAAHRAAGEGTAPPPEPVVPSGEGRQLSRPAELIVAGAVALCLTATIIHVASVFLYVAPSNTVSRLYQRQINTWVYPYFEQDWKLFAPNPQSARQQISARTSMAASDGTSRPGGWVDLTAVDDAAVRHDVFPSHTAQNMLRRAWAAYADAQGADGQVSSPRALMLQEYLRNIAVQRITAHSRSTFSAIQLRVTSTPIPPPGGADQAAEPAPSIRLLPWWSVTSHEH from the coding sequence GTGAACAACATCAGCGCTGCGGCTCACCGCGCCGCCGGCGAAGGAACCGCGCCCCCGCCCGAGCCCGTCGTGCCGTCCGGCGAGGGCCGACAGCTGTCACGACCCGCAGAGCTCATCGTGGCCGGTGCGGTCGCCCTGTGTCTCACGGCCACCATCATCCACGTGGCCTCGGTGTTCCTGTACGTCGCGCCGTCCAACACCGTCTCCCGGCTGTACCAGAGGCAGATCAACACATGGGTCTACCCCTACTTCGAGCAGGATTGGAAGCTGTTCGCCCCGAATCCGCAATCCGCGCGGCAGCAGATCTCGGCGCGCACCTCGATGGCCGCCTCCGACGGAACCTCCCGTCCCGGCGGTTGGGTCGACCTGACAGCTGTCGACGACGCGGCTGTACGGCACGACGTCTTCCCAAGCCACACCGCGCAGAACATGCTGCGCCGGGCTTGGGCCGCCTACGCCGACGCGCAAGGCGCCGACGGCCAGGTCTCGTCCCCGAGGGCCCTCATGCTGCAGGAATACCTCCGCAACATCGCCGTACAGCGCATCACCGCGCACAGCCGCAGCACATTCAGCGCCATTCAACTACGCGTCACCTCGACGCCGATCCCGCCACCGGGCGGCGCCGACCAGGCGGCCGAGCCCGCCCCCAGCATCAGGCTCCTGCCGTGGTGGTCGGTGACGTCACATGAGCACTGA
- a CDS encoding STAS domain-containing protein produces the protein MDVHQADRCPVHTVIVVHGELDLSTAGRLVEALQPYLVDCHAVGIGLDLSEVTFLDCSGLRALLSIGRRAADLGLAMCLAAESPAVARLLDLLRLPPGSGYLAKPAGAALTIGRACEVPGRLPPCYAGRRLAARTNGSRSACALCSSATICGLTPAHLTPWQPAA, from the coding sequence ATGGACGTCCATCAGGCTGATCGGTGCCCGGTCCACACCGTCATCGTCGTACACGGCGAACTCGACCTCTCCACCGCGGGACGACTCGTGGAGGCCCTTCAGCCGTACCTGGTCGACTGCCACGCTGTCGGAATCGGCCTCGACCTGTCCGAGGTGACATTCCTGGACTGCTCGGGGCTACGAGCCCTGCTCTCGATCGGGCGGCGCGCGGCGGACCTGGGCCTCGCGATGTGCCTGGCCGCGGAGTCGCCCGCCGTGGCCAGGCTGCTGGACCTGCTCCGATTACCCCCTGGCTCCGGTTACCTCGCCAAGCCCGCGGGCGCCGCCCTGACCATCGGTCGGGCGTGCGAGGTGCCGGGCCGGCTGCCGCCTTGCTACGCGGGGCGGCGGCTGGCGGCGAGGACGAACGGCAGCCGATCCGCGTGCGCCTTGTGCAGCTCGGCCACGATCTGCGGCCTCACACCGGCTCACCTCACGCCCTGGCAGCCAGCTGCCTGA
- a CDS encoding HTTM domain-containing protein: MSTDQMRPSTGDTTAATPMNTVPGTAAATAASTAADAAAPAPDLVTRAFTFLTERPVSLHAASVLRIGYGLLYLVFLLREFPNRDEMWGPGSPWTPSLARELQRQTGWHSILTLSDSTAYFQTCYSLALVTAALFMLGWHTRAISILFAIVVASFHSRYLFMTDGGDNLTVLMVMYLTLTDCGRRWSLDARRRRLHTFSPVRRPPVTARTGPLPVGQQAVLVRRLLATLLHNCGMFVIAAQVCILYGAAGLYKVQGSMWRDGTAMHYVLNLDLFQPWPALSHLADSHQVCAAIAGYVTVLVQVAFPFALFSRLKYVLLGALLSMHVAIAVLLGLPEFSGAMIVADAVFLPDRLLTRFVSGRRRARLDSTSESARALQQVPAGVRSEESPTPRTSAPLTAPHRV; the protein is encoded by the coding sequence ATGAGCACTGACCAGATGAGGCCTTCGACCGGCGACACCACGGCGGCAACGCCCATGAACACGGTGCCCGGCACAGCAGCCGCCACAGCAGCCAGCACAGCAGCCGACGCGGCAGCCCCGGCACCGGACCTGGTCACCAGGGCGTTCACCTTCCTGACCGAACGGCCCGTCTCGCTTCACGCAGCAAGCGTGCTACGCATCGGATACGGCTTGCTGTACCTGGTGTTCCTGCTGCGCGAGTTCCCGAACCGGGACGAGATGTGGGGGCCCGGTTCGCCCTGGACTCCGTCCCTCGCCCGCGAACTCCAAAGGCAAACCGGCTGGCACAGCATCCTGACCCTGTCGGACAGCACCGCCTACTTCCAGACCTGCTATTCGCTGGCACTGGTCACGGCCGCCCTGTTCATGCTCGGCTGGCACACCCGGGCGATCTCGATCCTGTTCGCCATCGTGGTCGCGTCCTTCCACAGCCGCTACCTCTTCATGACGGACGGAGGCGACAACCTCACCGTCCTGATGGTCATGTACCTCACGCTCACCGACTGCGGGCGGCGCTGGTCACTGGACGCCCGTCGGCGGCGGCTCCACACGTTCTCGCCCGTAAGGCGACCACCGGTCACGGCTCGCACAGGTCCTCTGCCCGTAGGACAGCAGGCAGTCCTGGTGCGCAGGCTGCTCGCCACGCTGCTGCACAACTGCGGCATGTTCGTCATCGCCGCCCAGGTCTGCATTCTGTACGGGGCGGCCGGCCTGTACAAGGTGCAGGGAAGCATGTGGCGTGACGGGACCGCGATGCACTACGTCCTGAACCTGGACCTGTTCCAACCCTGGCCCGCACTGTCCCACCTGGCCGACAGCCACCAGGTGTGCGCCGCGATCGCCGGATACGTGACCGTCCTGGTTCAGGTCGCCTTTCCGTTCGCCCTGTTCAGCAGGCTCAAATACGTCCTCCTCGGGGCTCTGCTCAGCATGCACGTCGCGATCGCCGTCCTGCTGGGGCTGCCGGAGTTCTCCGGCGCGATGATCGTCGCAGACGCCGTGTTCCTGCCAGACCGGCTTCTCACGCGTTTCGTGTCAGGGCGTCGCCGTGCCCGGCTGGACAGCACCTCAGAGTCGGCAAGGGCCTTACAGCAGGTCCCTGCCGGTGTACGCTCGGAGGAGTCCCCGACGCCCCGGACCTCGGCGCCGCTAACGGCGCCGCATCGCGTCTGA
- a CDS encoding BON domain-containing protein, with the protein MTQTRQKTDSALKVAIISELAWTAGVDSAHVGVAVTDGAVTLSGEVESYPEKRRAEKAVARVRGVTAIAEEITVHSRHSVNDTDIAREAGEALDRAVDVPAGAVTATVHDHAITLSGQVPWNYQREAAGRAVHYLRGVTNLYNTVGIRPEASATDIKTSINAALVRTARAEAQDTVVTADTAGTVTLAGTVHSMTERRAAEYAAWSAPGVADVVNHLRVQN; encoded by the coding sequence ATGACCCAGACACGGCAGAAGACGGACAGCGCGCTCAAGGTCGCGATCATCAGTGAACTCGCATGGACGGCCGGAGTGGACAGCGCCCACGTCGGCGTCGCTGTCACCGACGGCGCGGTCACCCTGTCCGGGGAGGTCGAGAGCTATCCGGAGAAGCGCCGCGCGGAGAAGGCCGTGGCCAGAGTACGCGGCGTCACAGCGATCGCCGAGGAGATCACGGTCCACAGCCGGCACTCGGTCAACGACACCGACATCGCCCGGGAGGCCGGCGAAGCCCTGGACCGCGCCGTGGACGTCCCCGCCGGCGCGGTGACGGCGACGGTCCACGATCACGCCATCACGCTGTCGGGCCAGGTCCCGTGGAACTACCAGCGCGAGGCCGCCGGACGCGCGGTGCACTACCTGCGGGGCGTGACCAACCTGTACAACACCGTCGGCATCCGGCCCGAGGCCTCGGCCACGGACATCAAGACCTCGATCAACGCCGCACTGGTCCGCACCGCGCGCGCCGAGGCCCAGGACACCGTCGTGACCGCCGACACCGCCGGGACCGTCACCTTGGCCGGAACGGTCCACTCCATGACCGAGCGGCGCGCGGCCGAGTACGCCGCCTGGTCGGCGCCCGGCGTGGCGGACGTCGTCAACCACCTGCGTGTTCAGAACTGA
- a CDS encoding ice-binding family protein gives MSLVVAGAVFLPARVNAATAVGLGTAESYAVLAGQGVTNTGPTTITGDLGVSPAGRASVTGFPPGRVAGAVHAADAAALQAQSDLTIAYNDAAGQPSSAAVAGNLGGLTKGPGVYTASSSIGLTGTLTLDAHGDPNAVFIFQIGSTLTTASASRVLLINGAQPCNVYWQVGSSATLGTGTTFVGTILALTSISVTTSATIDGRALARNGSVTLDTNTITRPTCQTGGTTGGTTGGTTGGTTTGGTTGGPTTGGTTGGTTTGGTTGGPTTGGTTGGPTTGGTTGGPTTGGTTVGTTGGSTGGTTGGTTAGTTGGTTGGVTGGTTTGGTTGGTTAGTTGGTTGGPTTGGTTGGTTGGTTGGTTSGVTGGTTTGGTTGGTTAGTTGGTTGGPTTGGTTGGTTGATTAGTTGGTTGGTTAGTTGGATGGTTGGTTGGTTAGSTGGTTGGTTAGTTGGTTAATTAGQSAAGGKALAHTGTDVLVLIPLSALALIGGTLLVRRRPSHRA, from the coding sequence GTGTCGCTGGTGGTCGCCGGGGCGGTGTTCCTTCCAGCCCGGGTGAACGCTGCCACGGCTGTGGGGCTGGGGACTGCGGAGTCTTATGCGGTGCTGGCCGGTCAGGGCGTGACCAATACGGGACCCACCACGATCACCGGGGATTTGGGGGTGAGCCCGGCGGGGCGGGCCTCGGTGACCGGTTTTCCTCCGGGCAGGGTCGCCGGAGCTGTGCATGCGGCCGATGCCGCGGCGCTGCAGGCGCAGTCGGATTTGACCATCGCGTACAACGATGCGGCGGGCCAGCCGTCGAGTGCTGCGGTCGCGGGGAATCTCGGTGGTTTGACGAAGGGGCCGGGCGTCTACACGGCTTCGTCGTCGATCGGGCTCACCGGGACGCTCACGCTTGATGCGCACGGTGATCCCAACGCGGTGTTCATCTTCCAGATCGGGTCGACGCTGACCACGGCCTCGGCCAGCCGGGTGCTGCTGATCAACGGTGCCCAGCCGTGCAATGTCTACTGGCAGGTGGGCAGTTCGGCGACGTTGGGCACGGGCACCACGTTCGTGGGCACCATCTTGGCCCTGACATCGATCTCGGTCACCACCAGCGCGACGATCGACGGCCGTGCCCTGGCCCGGAACGGGTCGGTCACCCTCGACACCAACACCATCACCCGTCCGACCTGCCAGACCGGTGGGACCACCGGCGGCACGACAGGCGGCACGACTGGCGGGACGACCACCGGCGGCACCACGGGTGGCCCGACGACTGGTGGCACGACTGGCGGCACGACGACCGGTGGTACGACCGGCGGCCCGACCACCGGTGGCACGACGGGTGGCCCGACGACTGGCGGCACGACCGGTGGCCCGACCACCGGTGGAACGACTGTGGGCACAACCGGTGGCTCAACCGGTGGCACGACCGGCGGTACCACGGCCGGGACGACCGGAGGCACCACTGGTGGGGTCACCGGCGGAACGACGACCGGCGGGACCACCGGCGGCACGACCGCAGGCACTACCGGCGGCACGACTGGCGGTCCGACCACCGGTGGCACGACCGGCGGCACCACCGGCGGGACGACCGGAGGCACCACCAGTGGGGTCACCGGCGGAACGACGACTGGTGGCACGACTGGCGGCACGACCGCAGGCACTACCGGCGGCACGACTGGCGGTCCGACCACCGGTGGCACGACCGGCGGAACGACTGGTGCTACCACGGCCGGGACGACCGGCGGAACGACCGGCGGCACCACGGCCGGGACGACCGGAGGCGCCACGGGCGGCACCACCGGCGGGACGACCGGCGGGACCACGGCCGGGTCGACCGGAGGCACCACCGGCGGTACCACGGCCGGCACGACCGGCGGCACGACCGCCGCCACCACAGCCGGCCAGTCCGCAGCAGGCGGCAAGGCGCTGGCCCACACCGGCACCGATGTCCTCGTCCTCATTCCACTCAGCGCCCTCGCCCTGATCGGCGGCACGCTGCTGGTCCGCCGTCGGCCGTCACACCGCGCCTGA
- a CDS encoding WhiB family transcriptional regulator encodes MKSWPESTACQETDPELFFPIGPSRQSAGQIGLAKSLCRRCPAVESCRGWALDHPRLAEYGVWGGLTEGERRAISRTAIRGRRDHR; translated from the coding sequence ATGAAGTCCTGGCCCGAGTCCACCGCCTGCCAGGAAACCGATCCCGAACTCTTCTTCCCCATCGGCCCGTCCAGGCAGTCGGCGGGTCAGATCGGCCTGGCGAAAAGCCTCTGCCGCAGATGCCCCGCCGTCGAGTCCTGCCGCGGGTGGGCCTTGGACCACCCGCGGTTGGCCGAGTACGGGGTGTGGGGCGGCCTGACCGAAGGAGAGCGGCGGGCGATCAGCCGCACCGCGATCCGCGGGCGGCGGGATCACCGGTGA
- a CDS encoding universal stress protein, giving the protein MNRTIVVGYDHTAPSERALAEATREAVTRGSALRIVHAYQWPVAGRLSAEPDMPQEACHEAAEVLLEAAANGVRAGHPEIDVQTRAVAGYAAAALVEACRDAELLVVGNRGTGGFDGLMVGSVSLRALAGVVCPVIVVRGDERPARSAVLAAVDLAGPCDRVFDFAFTLAARRGAALTVVHVWDEPWFLPYNEGDSAFENTAKVKDEWAIRLEAVVQPWRSKYSDVAVTELIGAGPAGAELVEASKGFDLLVVGAQRHGGNLHGMRIGPVAHTALHHADCPVAVVPLD; this is encoded by the coding sequence ATGAATCGCACGATCGTCGTCGGCTACGACCACACCGCGCCCAGCGAGCGCGCCTTGGCTGAGGCCACTCGCGAGGCCGTCACCCGGGGCAGTGCGCTGCGCATCGTCCACGCCTACCAGTGGCCGGTCGCAGGCCGGCTGTCCGCGGAGCCCGACATGCCGCAAGAGGCGTGCCACGAGGCGGCCGAGGTACTGCTGGAAGCGGCCGCGAACGGCGTCCGCGCCGGCCATCCGGAGATCGACGTCCAGACCCGCGCCGTCGCCGGATACGCGGCCGCGGCGCTGGTCGAGGCCTGCCGCGACGCCGAACTGCTGGTCGTCGGCAACCGTGGCACCGGCGGGTTCGACGGGCTGATGGTCGGCTCGGTGTCGCTGCGGGCGCTGGCCGGGGTCGTGTGTCCGGTCATCGTGGTCCGCGGCGACGAACGCCCGGCCCGCAGCGCGGTGCTGGCCGCCGTCGACCTCGCCGGGCCCTGCGACCGGGTCTTCGACTTCGCCTTCACCCTGGCCGCACGGCGCGGGGCCGCGCTGACCGTGGTGCACGTCTGGGACGAGCCGTGGTTCCTGCCCTACAACGAAGGCGACAGCGCCTTCGAGAACACCGCGAAGGTCAAGGACGAGTGGGCCATCCGGCTGGAAGCCGTGGTCCAGCCGTGGCGGTCCAAGTACTCCGACGTGGCCGTCACCGAGCTCATCGGGGCCGGCCCGGCCGGCGCCGAACTCGTCGAGGCCTCCAAGGGCTTCGATCTGCTCGTGGTCGGAGCCCAGCGCCACGGCGGCAACCTGCACGGCATGCGGATCGGACCGGTCGCGCACACCGCGCTGCACCACGCCGACTGCCCCGTCGCGGTCGTACCGCTCGACTGA
- a CDS encoding LemA family protein, with translation MTAVVIVVAIVLVVVLAAGLGYNSLVRKRNRTGEAWSQIDVELKRRHDLVPNLVQTVRGYATHESGTFEAVTDARARAVTAGATADPNAVAAAENTLSSSLRSLFAVAENYPLLRAQEGFLALQEQLTATEDKLEYARRYYNTSARDYNTATQSFPRTLIASPFGFHPVVFLQAGETDKDVPVVDFTTATTPGAPPTHG, from the coding sequence ATGACCGCAGTCGTCATCGTCGTAGCAATCGTCCTGGTCGTGGTGCTGGCCGCCGGGCTCGGTTACAACAGCCTGGTCCGCAAGCGCAACCGGACCGGCGAGGCCTGGTCGCAGATCGACGTGGAACTCAAGCGCCGCCACGACCTGGTCCCGAACCTGGTGCAAACCGTGCGGGGCTACGCCACCCACGAGAGCGGCACGTTCGAGGCGGTGACCGACGCCCGCGCCCGGGCGGTGACCGCCGGGGCCACGGCCGATCCGAACGCCGTCGCCGCTGCGGAGAACACGCTGAGCAGTTCCCTGCGCTCACTGTTCGCGGTCGCTGAGAACTATCCGCTGTTGCGTGCACAGGAGGGATTCCTGGCTCTTCAGGAGCAGTTGACCGCTACCGAGGACAAGCTGGAGTACGCCCGCCGCTACTACAACACCAGCGCCCGAGACTATAACACCGCCACGCAGTCGTTCCCGCGCACGCTGATCGCCTCCCCGTTCGGATTCCACCCTGTCGTGTTCCTCCAGGCCGGCGAGACCGACAAGGACGTCCCGGTCGTCGACTTCACCACCGCGACCACACCCGGCGCGCCGCCCACCCACGGCTGA